The following nucleotide sequence is from Bacteroidales bacterium.
TAGTTAATAAAGCATGTTTCAGAATCAACATTTATTCCCTCTCAAATGTAAACATTAAGCATTTATTTTCCAAATAAAGCAATTAAAATTTTGTCAGGAATAAAACTCTTATTGAATTAAAAAACCTTAACAAGAACTATTCTCATTAAGGTACAATTATATTCTTACTGAATGATTGTTATTCTATTACTTCAACTGGGACATTGCTTGATTTTTCTGCTGTTACAACATAATTTCCTTCTTTTATATCAATTTCCTCAATATTATCAACAAAATTATTCTTATTATGAGTTAAAGAGTATCGGATATTTATAAATCCCGCATTGCTCAGGTGTTTCTTAATTTTATGAGGGCTGTAATATATTCTTTCAGAACGGACTGTTTCCTCAACATTGTTCTCTGAAAATATTTGAGTTCGGTGTTCAATATTATTTTCCATCCGTCGTTTTTCTTTTAATGTAATAATTCTTTGATTATCTTTTAATTCTTTAATCAACCATCTGTCTTCAATATCTTTATTGAGGAAAACATGAGGGTAGTATAAATCAATTATAATAATTGCTTTATTATTTAGAGAGTCATAAACATTTTTTAAAAAACTCACAGGTTTTTTAACATAATTAAAAGTAAAAAAAGTTATTAAAGCTGTATCAAATAACTCGTTAAAAGAAGAAACCGAAAAATCATGGTTAAATAATAATAATTTACCTGATGAGATATAATTATCAAGGTCAATTTTACATAACTCTAACATTTCATGAGAAATGTCAATTCCTGTTATAAGATAATCATTTTCAAGAAAGAACTTAAGTATTCTTCCCGTTCCGCAACCTATTTCTACAATTTTACTGTTTTTTTCAGTTAAAGATTTGTAGAATTCCAAGTCTTTTGTTTTAGTTCCTATATAAATGTTATAGTATTTAGAATAGGTTTTAAATGTTTCTGATGAATTAATCATATTAGATTTTTTAATTAATTATAACCGGCAAGTGTTATAATCGGTGTGTCCCCAAATATATTCATTAAGTGTTTATTTTCCAAAAAAAACAACTGTAATTTTGTCGGAAATTAAGAAAATTTAAAAAATCTAAAAAATCAGATATACAAAAAAGAGAAAAGGCTGTCTCTAAACAAATTGTTGAGAGACAACCTTTTAATTCAGAGGTCACGAGCGGATTCGAACCGCTGTAAACGGTTTTGCAGACCGCTGCCTAACCACTTGGCTACGTGAC
It contains:
- a CDS encoding methyltransferase domain-containing protein, coding for MINSSETFKTYSKYYNIYIGTKTKDLEFYKSLTEKNSKIVEIGCGTGRILKFFLENDYLITGIDISHEMLELCKIDLDNYISSGKLLLFNHDFSVSSFNELFDTALITFFTFNYVKKPVSFLKNVYDSLNNKAIIIIDLYYPHVFLNKDIEDRWLIKELKDNQRIITLKEKRRMENNIEHRTQIFSENNVEETVRSERIYYSPHKIKKHLSNAGFINIRYSLTHNKNNFVDNIEEIDIKEGNYVVTAEKSSNVPVEVIE